A single region of the Triticum dicoccoides isolate Atlit2015 ecotype Zavitan chromosome 2B, WEW_v2.0, whole genome shotgun sequence genome encodes:
- the LOC119361589 gene encoding uncharacterized protein LOC119361589 — protein MESRLRKEMMERDSSKGTTEIESGKEQEMVGKLSKEHQRLSKVRYQLNKRCQSTKDPATQRILLTQQEILWTKEQALLTVMRQSGMEIERDPDSDSGNEIGTDSPLISMESGLDKATEKDASGKEMGQMANGLVVALSSHLEVLWREISFLRTEVTSRGNGSSQEHIIRSNLPLDDNLLKNKVNLPYLGCEPEDVMDFLLIETQQLLYRFNSFVPILQKFRIPISSDKIEKLRLIFNALVGISELIKRHKSAAAKGHGDCLDRAGWDATWGCSTRTHGAFDDITTLSPMQFTACTPGIFPLSSVAGPALQIYSIKLVNLNRNLSWPLDVYGVVAARDDFDHNLNILFRRSSANCQRIKKEDPFLHLIGPSRAIVAGEPVLFQIDLKLKHGAQFEHTTSFIANQSYCSIMRCDTMQISNCCCTAKIRIGRVAAAIEATIVGVRVVEGEWPFKYGCNVSCLFSPADATEGCAEEVVLLDCRAKRMRAGSDGYLSLSRNVVSVALKGTLRVVTGAYSKSGLNIVRKYHVEFPIQQSQTDSCRCSVDGSTLEILIAWSRLVMDKHDHVEAG, from the exons ATGGAGTCGAGACTCAGgaaggagatgatggagagggattCCAGCAAGGGGACGACCGAGATCGAGTCCGGCAAAGAGCAGGAGATGGTGGGCAAACTCAGCAAGGAGCACCAGAGACTCAGCAAGGTTCGGTACCAACTCAACAAGAGGTGCCAGTCCACCAAGGACCCGGCGACGCAAAGGATACTCTTGACTCAGCAGGAGATACTCTGGACCAAGGAGCAAGCACTCCTCACGGTGATGAGGCAGTCGGGGATGGAGATTGAGAGGGATCCCGATTCCGATTCCGGCAATGAGATTGGCACAGATTCTCCCCTCATAAGCATGGAGTCGGGACTCGACAAGGCGACGGAGAAAGACGCCAGTGGCAAGGAGATGGGTCAGATGGCCAATGGCTTGGTTGTTGCTCTTTCTAGCCACCTTGAGGTGCTTTGGAGGGAGATCTCATTCCTCAGGACAGAGGTCACGTCCCGGGGCAATGGCTCTAGTCAAGAGCACATCATCAGGTCTAATCTGCCCCTCGATGACAATCTACTCAAGAACAAGGTGAATCTGCCATACCTAGGTTGTGAGCCTGAGGATGTAATGGATTTCCTGCTCATCGAGACGCAGCAGTTGCTCTACCGCTTCAACTCTTTCGTACCCATTCTACAAAAATTCAGAATCCCCATATCTTCGGACAAGATTGAGAAGCTGCGTCTCATATTCAATGCGCTTGTGGGCATCTCGGAGCTTATCAAAAGGCACAAATCTGCTGCTGCCAAGGGTCATGGAGATTGTTTGGACCGTGCCGGCTGGGATGCTACGTGGGGATGCTCGACGAGAACACATGGTGCCTTTGACGACATAA CGACATTGAGCCCTATGCAGTTCACGGCTTGCACTCCTGGAATTTTCCCATTATCGTCCGTGGCAGGCCCTGCCTTGCAGATCTATTCAATCAAGCTCGTTAATCTTAACCGTAATCTGAGTTGGCCACTTGATGTCTACGGCGTGGTCGCTGCACGGGACGATTTTGACCACAACCTCAACATTCTCTTCCGCCGGTCAAGTGCAAACTGCCAAAGAATTAAGAAAGAG GACCCTTTCTTGCACTTGATTGGCCCGTCTCGTGCAATTGTGGCTGGTGAACCTGTTTTGTTTCAAATTGACCTGAAATTGAAGCATGGAGCACAGTTTGAACATACAACATCTTTCATTGCCAACCAAAGTTACTGCTCCATCATGCGGTGTGACACCATGCAGATCAGCAACTGCTGTTGTACAGCAAAGATAAGAATTGGGCGAGTTGCTGCAGCAATCGAGGCCACAATAGTTGGTGTTCGTGTGGTTGAAGGGGAGTGGCCTTTTAAATATGGATGTAACGTTTCTTGCTTGTTTTCTCCTGCTGATGCAACGGAGGGATGCGCGGAGGAAGTCGTCTTGCTTGACTGCCGCGCTAAAAGGATGCGTGCGGGATCAGATGGCTATCTTTCTTTGTCAAGAAATGTTGTGTCAGTGGCGTTGAAGGGCACACTTCGAGTTGTCACAGGAGCATACTCAAAGTCCGGACTCAATATTGTTCGAAAATATCATGTCGAATTTCCTATCCAGCAGTCTCAGACAGATAGTTGTAGATGCTCAGTTGACGGCTCCACATTGGAGATACTGATTGCTTGGTCTCGCCTTGTCATGGACAAGCATGATCAC GTCGAAGCGGGGTGA